The following coding sequences lie in one Euzebyales bacterium genomic window:
- the hisG gene encoding ATP phosphoribosyltransferase: MTPPWIAVPSRGRLRTRTLELLSHAGYATSMLHGSESIARIEDLSFIEMRSRDAARALAAGQVDAAFIATDLVEEHKLGELETLPLGFARSDLVLASRDDDGRVTADDLAGCAVATHLPNLTRRFFARRGVDATVLELGGSLEGVCAAGIADAIVDLRETGASLARNRLRVLEVIAGCEAQFVRRTDSPVLADMALRLGAAMAAGRHRYVMLHVELAQVDKLRHLFPGLASPTVLPLAGRTDLVAVHFVVGADELWERLGDLRALGASGIVAVSPQAIL; this comes from the coding sequence GTACGCCACGTCCATGCTGCACGGCAGCGAGTCGATCGCGCGGATCGAGGACCTGTCGTTCATCGAGATGCGCTCGCGCGACGCCGCCCGGGCGCTGGCTGCCGGCCAGGTCGACGCGGCGTTCATCGCGACCGATCTCGTCGAGGAGCACAAGCTCGGGGAGCTCGAGACGCTGCCGCTCGGGTTCGCACGCTCTGACCTGGTCCTCGCCAGCCGCGACGACGATGGCCGGGTCACGGCCGACGATCTCGCAGGCTGCGCCGTCGCCACCCACCTGCCGAACCTGACGCGGCGGTTCTTCGCACGACGGGGCGTCGACGCCACGGTGCTCGAGCTCGGCGGATCGCTCGAGGGCGTGTGCGCGGCAGGAATCGCCGATGCCATCGTCGATCTCCGCGAGACGGGCGCCAGCCTGGCACGCAACCGTCTGCGGGTACTCGAGGTCATCGCCGGATGCGAGGCGCAGTTCGTACGCCGGACCGACAGCCCGGTGCTGGCCGACATGGCGCTGCGGCTCGGCGCGGCGATGGCGGCCGGCAGGCACCGCTACGTGATGCTGCACGTCGAGCTTGCGCAGGTCGACAAGCTGCGCCACCTGTTCCCTGGTCTCGCCTCGCCGACCGTGCTGCCGCTGGCGGGCAGGACCGATCTGGTCGCGGTCCACTTCGTCGTCGGCGCGGACGAGCTGTGGGAGCGCCTCGGCGACCTGCGGGCGTTGGGGGCATCGGGCATCGTCGCAGTGTCGCCCCAGGCGATCCTCTGA